The region CCAATCCGGTCGGCACCACCGGTACGACCCAGCCAGCCGATACCACCATCTCCCAAGCGGTCACACCGACCGAGATGCCAACAACCGTGAAGCCGAAGCCCGTACCTGCCGGCGATATTGTCGTGGTGGATACGGTTCCGCCTCCGGCGAGTACACCGCAACAAAACACGCAGCAGCAGACGACAACCACAACCACCACGACAACACAGAATCTCGACGGCTCGACGACACAGCATGAAGAGACCCAAGCGACCACCTCTTGCGCGGTGGGGTCTCATGAAAACCGGACCTTCGGCACAGTTTTGCAAGCGCATCAGACCATCTGGGCCAGCAGTGGCCTGCTCGGGACGCTGAATCTCTTGAAGTCGCTTACGTGGCCCTCGACCTTGCCGGTGATTGCCTTGCCGTCGGCCTTCTTTGGCAGTCAGCAGGTTGATTTCAATCAATGGGCCTGGTTCTTCACGGTCCTTCGAACATTGGTCATTGCCACGGCCTCCATTGCCGCCTACCGCATTATTTTTGTCGGAGGAGGCCAGACGACATGACGGCCATTCTCACCCTCATCTATTGCTGGTTGCAGGAGTTCTTCTTCTCGCTCACGGATTGGGGACTCGGGATCTGGGATTCCCTGCTCTCCGTGGCGGACAGCACGCTCGCCACCATCGGGACGGCAGGCCTCACCCTGCCGGTGATTCCGGATCAGTATGCGTGGGTGCTGGGCGCGACGGGCATGAGTCAGGCGCTGGCCATCGTGGCGAGCGCCATGGGGACGCGCTTCATTCTTCAAACCATCCCGTTCGTCCGGTGGGGATCATGAACCAGCTCGTGATGGGGTGGGCCTATGCCTGGACGGTGATCTTGGCGTTGTGGATTTGGGTGTATCTGAGGAGTCTTCGATGATCGAACTGTATGAAGGGGTGCCAGGCTCAGGCAAATCGTATCACGCGATCTGCGAGAAGTTCCTGCCCTGGGTGAAGCAGGGCCGGCGGCTCTATATCGCCGTCGATGGCATCTATCTGGATCGGTTGTCACTCTTTACCGGCATTGATCTCTCCGTGCTCGAACAACAAATCACGATCTGGAAAGACTCCGTCGAAGTCCTCCAGGCCTTTCCCCATGTTGAACCCGGTTCAGCCGTCATCATCGATGAAGCGCAGACCGTCTTTCGATCCATGCAAAAGGTCGAACCAGGGCTGCTGCGCTGGCTCGAAACCCATCGTCATTACGGCGTGGACATTCTCCTGATGAGCCAGGATTTCCGGCAGATGTCGCAAGGCGTCACCCGATTGATCGAAGCCACGGTGAAGTTCAGAAAGCTAGCCTTTGTGGGCCTGTCGAAAAAGTATCAAGGCAAGGTGCGCGGGAACCCCGAAGACAACGAGGTGATCCGGGCCTTTGTCGGGACCTATTCGCCGGCGGTCTATGCCTACTATTCGAGTTATGCCTCGGCGGCGATTCGGGAAGAGAAACGCAGTCATACCGTCTTCAAGTCGGCTCGGGTGGCGATCGGCATTGCCGCAGGGTTGTTTGCCATTGGTCTCATGGTCTGGCGTCCCTGGTCTTCGCTGAGTGCAAGCAAGCCAGCCCCTGCCGCTGGGTCAGCGGTTCTCCCTACCACCATCGGCGCCCCGGTCTCCGGTTCGGCAAGTCTGTTGAACCCCTTGGGAATGTCTCCGCCAGCCCCCGCGACTCCGCCCTTTCCAAAGCGACCCGTCCGAATTCTCGGCGGCGCCGGGATGAGTAAGGATCGTCAAGGCTGGCGGTATCTCTTGGACAGCGGCGAGATCCTGACGGCGGCGCAGATTACCGGGCGGTATGGGCTGTCGGTCTCGGAAGTCTATGAAGACGGTTCGATGCGGCTCATTGGTGAAGGAGTGTTCTATGGACCTGCCGGCGATTGAGGCGATGGCCTATTTCACGGCGATCTTCTGGCTCGGCGGCTTCGCCGTGGGCCTCATTATCAAACTAATTCTGCCTCAGAGTCACTGAGGCGCTCGTCCGCCGGCGAGTCTTCCGGCGGCGTGGGTGGACGGAACCACTAACAGCACAAGGAGGTGCCGTATGAAGGGATGGGGTTGGGGGAAAGGGCTCGGGGGCCTGCTCATGGCGCTCGTGTTCGCCTTGGGCGTCCCGGACCTGTCGTTTGCGCAGTTGTTTCCGGTGTCGGCGGATGTGGCCACGGTGCGGGCCGATCTGCTCTTGTGGGCCACGGCCTTGATTGGCGTGGCGCTGGCGATCTACGCCTTTAAGCGCGTTCGCGCGATTGTGGGCTAAGAAGGCCCATCGAGGCAGGCTGGCAGCAGCCTGCCTCATTTTTTCGCATGACATGACAGCAGAAACAGGGTGACGACAAAGGAGTTCGAGGATGACGGCGCAACAAATTCAAACCATCGGCAATGCGTTGGCTGCCGACCTGGTCGCGTGGGGGACGGCCGCGATCGGGCTCGCACTCGTGGCGGCCGGGGCCGCTTGGGTGTTGCGGCTCCTCCGCTAAGCGCCGGGCCAGCCTTGGTCAGCAAAGCTGTAGTAGCGTTCCTCAGCGAGAATCAGATGATCGAGGAGCGTAATCCCAAAGAGTTCGCCAGCCTCGCGCAGCCTCTTGGTCAGGGCGCGGTCTTCGGGGCTCGGCGTGATGTCACTGGAGGGGTGATTGTGGGCGCAGATCCAGGCACCGGCATTCATCAGGATCAGGGGCTTGAAGACCTCGCGAGGATGGACGATGGTCAGATTAAGCGAACCGGTGGACACGATATTGATCCCGATGAGTCCATGCTTCGCGTCCAGGCCACAGATCAGGAACTGTTCTCTGTCCAGACCGGCAAACAAAGGCCTGAGGATCGCCGCAGCGCCTTCCGAGGTGTGCACCGATTCCGCCGCCGGAATGGCACGGCCCTCGCGCACGAGGGTCACACGGTATCGAGGCACTCCGTAGCGCGATTTCGGGTTCAGTGGCCGTACACCGTTCGAGGAACCGAGAGAGCTATCAACGGACATGTCCGCCTCTTTCTGAAATTATGTTCTAGCCCCACCCTTCACCAACCAAGGGTGGGGCGTAACGAAGGCGGCGGCACGGGGCTCTCGCAGGAAGCAGGCCTGGACAACCGGAGAGCGGGAAGGCCTGTCCCCTGCTCCCCAGCCACGGGGCGCACCATCTGGGAGTGGAATCTTTATCCCAGATCTTCAGGTGTGCCGAAACGGTCCAGGAATGAACGGGACAGATTCCGCTGGGATTGCATGAAACAAAATGTTTCCAGGAGTGATCATGAGCAGGCTTTTGACAATGGATGAAGCATCGGAGTATCTAGGCATATCAAAACTGACCCTCTACGGTTGGGTGTCAGCACGAAAGCTGGGTTTCGTGAAGGTGGGGCGTCTCGTGAAATTCAAGCAGCAGGACCTCGACAAGTGGATCGATCAACACACTGTGAAGGCACGAGTCGAGACGCAGAAGCTCCTCGATGGTCGCTCGATTCACGGATAGCAGAGAACATCCTCTAAGCGGCTTCGTATAAAGCGAGAGGGCGTAAAATGGGATTGACGAAACGACCCGATAGCTATTATGTCGCGTTCCGAGTCCTTACCTCCGAAGATGGTAAAACCCTTCGCCTTGCCCCCGGTGTGCCTGGCGCGAGACTCAAGCGCTGGAAAGTGGGAACTCTCAACAAAACAGCCGCCCGCGATATGGAAGCGGCCATCAAGACCAACCTTCTCCTTGGGAAAGTAGTCACTGAAGAAGCCAGGCCCCTGTTGTTCAGTGAGTGGGCGAAACAGTACCTCAATCTGGAGGAAGTGAAAGGTTTACGCACTTATCGCGACCGCGCGGAACGAGTCATGGGTCAGCTGGTGCCGTTTTTTGGTCGAAAGATTGTGAGCGAAATCAAGCCGCAGGACATTGAGATTTACCGCGCCAAGCGACTGAGGAAGAATGGCAAACCCGCCAGCCTGCAAACTGTGAACAATGACCATACCGCCTTGAAGCACTGCCTCAATGTTGCTGTCAGACGTGGGATTTTGCTAAGCAATCCTGCGGCCAAGGTGCCTATGCCTAACCCGCAGAACGAGCGGGACAGGGTACTGAGTGAGGATGAGTGGGCGCGACTCTACCAGGCATCGAAGCCACATCTTCGCCCAATCCTCCTCCTTGCCTACCAACTGGGGCAGCGATTCAG is a window of Fimbriimonadaceae bacterium DNA encoding:
- a CDS encoding DUF2523 domain-containing protein, with product MTAILTLIYCWLQEFFFSLTDWGLGIWDSLLSVADSTLATIGTAGLTLPVIPDQYAWVLGATGMSQALAIVASAMGTRFILQTIPFVRWGS
- a CDS encoding JAB domain-containing protein; the protein is MSVDSSLGSSNGVRPLNPKSRYGVPRYRVTLVREGRAIPAAESVHTSEGAAAILRPLFAGLDREQFLICGLDAKHGLIGINIVSTGSLNLTIVHPREVFKPLILMNAGAWICAHNHPSSDITPSPEDRALTKRLREAGELFGITLLDHLILAEERYYSFADQGWPGA
- a CDS encoding helix-turn-helix domain-containing protein; protein product: MSRLLTMDEASEYLGISKLTLYGWVSARKLGFVKVGRLVKFKQQDLDKWIDQHTVKARVETQKLLDGRSIHG
- a CDS encoding site-specific integrase, with protein sequence MGLTKRPDSYYVAFRVLTSEDGKTLRLAPGVPGARLKRWKVGTLNKTAARDMEAAIKTNLLLGKVVTEEARPLLFSEWAKQYLNLEEVKGLRTYRDRAERVMGQLVPFFGRKIVSEIKPQDIEIYRAKRLRKNGKPASLQTVNNDHTALKHCLNVAVRRGILLSNPAAKVPMPNPQNERDRVLSEDEWARLYQASKPHLRPILLLAYQLGQRFSEIIELTWDRVDLRRGFILLRAADTKTKTRREVPLTPGVRATLQQLAKVRRLETSRVFLYKGKPIQRISRAFKSALRGAGLQDFRFHDLRHCASTNLRRAGVDTATAMKIIGHKSEKMWKRYNAIEERDLTQAAAKLDKYLQATEADTVMTLADSSAAQ